One genomic window of Candidatus Hydrogenedentota bacterium includes the following:
- a CDS encoding sulfatase-like hydrolase/transferase, with product MRTQSAPLTRRAFLGAAAGACAVLSRRGVAAPARPNILLVCADQQHGRALGFMDPFFDTPALDRLAREGGRVFTEAFCTTPQCSPSRSTLYTGFYPHHTNVPGNLDVRRHDGGVVEGMAPKHPTLGKLLGDAGYHMGYFGKWHLGNRDVYAGQFHESDLDGDAASGATAKAATFLEARAADPEKPFALFVNYINPHDIYEASRRIPSGAAPPEGPPVPHPASWSETFAGKPPCQECFMREDQGKFIHGRPDADWEHYRLIYREKCRLLDREVGALLGALDRLGLAGNTLVLFTADHGDMDTHHRLVFKGPFMYDQLIRVPLILRMPGAAEKESGAVAEPVSLADVVPTLCDAAGVPFSGDGQSLLPLLNGEKPPAPRDGVVVQYYGKQQWVNPARTLRAKDWKYTRWVGQGEELYDLRNDPDELRNLADDPAHAATRDTLRVRLDDWMRRHDDTAFEESWPTDRQGRHLQ from the coding sequence ATGAGGACGCAAAGCGCGCCCCTCACCCGCCGCGCGTTTCTGGGCGCGGCGGCCGGGGCCTGCGCGGTCCTGTCACGCCGGGGGGTTGCCGCCCCGGCGCGGCCCAACATCCTGCTCGTCTGCGCGGACCAGCAGCATGGCCGCGCCCTCGGCTTCATGGACCCCTTCTTTGACACCCCGGCGCTGGACCGCCTTGCGCGGGAGGGTGGCCGGGTCTTCACGGAGGCCTTCTGCACCACGCCCCAGTGTTCTCCCAGCCGCTCCACCCTGTACACGGGGTTCTATCCCCACCACACGAACGTGCCGGGAAACCTCGATGTGCGCCGCCACGACGGCGGGGTGGTGGAGGGCATGGCGCCCAAGCATCCCACGCTGGGGAAACTGCTGGGGGATGCGGGCTACCACATGGGTTACTTCGGCAAGTGGCATCTGGGGAACCGGGACGTTTACGCGGGGCAGTTTCACGAGTCCGACCTGGACGGCGACGCGGCGTCCGGCGCGACGGCAAAAGCCGCCACCTTTCTGGAAGCCCGCGCCGCAGACCCCGAAAAGCCCTTCGCGCTTTTCGTGAACTACATCAACCCCCACGACATCTACGAGGCGTCCAGGCGGATACCCTCCGGCGCGGCCCCGCCGGAGGGGCCCCCCGTGCCGCATCCGGCCTCCTGGTCGGAGACCTTCGCGGGCAAGCCCCCCTGCCAGGAGTGTTTCATGCGGGAGGATCAGGGGAAATTCATCCACGGCAGGCCCGACGCCGACTGGGAGCATTACCGCCTCATCTACCGCGAGAAGTGCCGCCTGCTGGACCGGGAGGTCGGCGCGCTGCTGGGCGCATTGGACCGGCTCGGGCTGGCGGGGAACACGCTGGTGCTCTTCACCGCCGACCACGGCGACATGGACACCCATCACCGGCTGGTGTTCAAGGGGCCGTTCATGTACGACCAGCTCATCCGGGTACCACTGATCCTCCGCATGCCGGGCGCGGCGGAAAAGGAAAGCGGCGCGGTGGCGGAACCCGTGTCGCTTGCGGATGTGGTCCCCACCCTCTGCGATGCGGCCGGGGTCCCCTTCAGCGGCGACGGGCAGTCGCTGCTGCCACTGCTCAACGGCGAAAAACCGCCCGCGCCCCGCGACGGGGTGGTGGTCCAGTACTACGGCAAGCAGCAGTGGGTGAACCCCGCGCGGACCCTGCGCGCCAAAGACTGGAAATACACCCGCTGGGTTGGGCAGGGTGAGGAACTATACGACTTGCGCAACGACCCGGACGAACTGCGCAACCTCGCGGACGACCCCGCGCATGCGGCGACCCGCGACACGCTCCGCGTCCGGCTGGACGACTGGATGCGGCGCCACGACGACACCGCCTTTGAGGAGTCCTGGCCCACGGACCGTCAAGGCCGGCACCTCCAGTAA